In one Bacillus sp. PK3_68 genomic region, the following are encoded:
- a CDS encoding ABC transporter substrate-binding protein, with product MSGCSQSGTEGNSNTETNKKNPSGDLAPLQKKTTVVIAEDGAASGAGFYIAKEKGYFADYNIEVKFAQFANSDDMLPALAAGEVDIAGGVSTASFFNAIAQGIDVKIIADKGHNVKGKSYFSFVIGKDKQKEIKEYADFKGKRIAVSTKNGVDDYIFEQMLAHGGLTRKDVEFVLMPDFGSMLAAIDNGSIDAALQIEPFITQGEEKGMHVRFGDATDYAPEAQIAMVLASPKFINEEEEVSLRFMAAYLKGVRDYNDAFMKGKHKEEIIQIMTKHTALKDANVWENVFVTGLNPNGEMYMEDIKKQYQMYKANGAIQGEVDLNKAIDSSLTEETIKVIGEYKQE from the coding sequence ATGAGCGGCTGTTCGCAATCAGGAACAGAAGGAAATTCAAATACAGAAACGAACAAAAAGAACCCTTCCGGTGATTTAGCGCCTCTTCAAAAGAAAACAACGGTCGTTATTGCAGAAGACGGGGCTGCTTCAGGAGCGGGGTTTTATATAGCTAAAGAGAAAGGATATTTCGCTGACTATAATATTGAAGTAAAGTTTGCTCAATTTGCTAATAGTGATGATATGTTGCCAGCTCTTGCTGCCGGTGAAGTAGATATTGCTGGTGGTGTATCGACTGCTTCTTTTTTCAATGCGATTGCTCAAGGGATTGATGTGAAAATTATTGCCGATAAAGGCCACAACGTAAAAGGAAAATCCTATTTTTCCTTTGTCATCGGCAAAGATAAACAAAAGGAAATAAAGGAATATGCTGATTTTAAAGGCAAACGCATTGCGGTTTCTACCAAAAATGGCGTAGATGATTATATATTCGAGCAAATGCTTGCACATGGAGGATTGACGAGGAAAGACGTCGAGTTTGTATTGATGCCAGATTTCGGAAGCATGCTAGCCGCTATTGACAACGGGTCCATTGATGCTGCTCTTCAAATAGAACCGTTCATCACACAGGGAGAGGAAAAAGGGATGCACGTGCGCTTTGGCGATGCAACAGATTATGCGCCAGAAGCCCAAATTGCCATGGTTCTCGCTTCTCCTAAATTTATCAATGAGGAGGAAGAGGTTTCTTTGCGATTTATGGCTGCCTATTTAAAAGGAGTCCGGGACTATAATGATGCTTTTATGAAAGGGAAACATAAAGAAGAGATCATTCAAATTATGACAAAACATACTGCTCTTAAAGATGCCAATGTGTGGGAAAATGTTTTCGTTACAGGTCTCAATCCGAACGGTGAAATGTACATGGAAGACATTAAAAAGCAATACCAGATGTATAAAGCAAATGGAGCGATTCAAGGAGAAGTAGATTTGAACAAAGCCATTGATTCCTCATTAACAGAAGAAACAATTAAAGTTATCGGAGAATATAAACAGGAATAA
- a CDS encoding spore coat protein produces the protein MKMDFLDPANAEGMLEKTDAAIALDFLLAIKNSIRNYAFAVTETASPEVRDTLYRQLEQALDLHEEASELMMNKGWLYPYDVGKQVELDLKSAAMALDIAEMTLFPVDTDRQGMMATPDQ, from the coding sequence ATGAAAATGGATTTTTTAGATCCTGCAAATGCTGAAGGAATGCTTGAGAAAACAGATGCCGCTATCGCTTTGGATTTTTTGTTAGCTATTAAAAATAGCATTCGCAATTATGCATTTGCTGTGACAGAAACGGCGAGCCCAGAAGTAAGAGATACTCTATATCGGCAGCTGGAACAAGCGTTGGATTTACACGAGGAGGCTTCCGAGCTGATGATGAATAAAGGGTGGCTCTATCCGTATGATGTCGGAAAGCAAGTGGAATTAGATTTGAAGTCAGCAGCAATGGCGCTTGATATTGCTGAGATGACTCTTTTTCCTGTTGACACAGACCGACAGGGTATGATGGCAACGCCTGACCAGTAA
- a CDS encoding ABC transporter ATP-binding protein: MNGQPKIVIKHLTKVFFKKESRVKALDRISTTIQEGEFVCLVGPSGCGKTTLLRILADLETASTGSYEIIPSQENRPLQSMVFQERGVIPWMTVEENVAFGLKMRKLPKSVVKERTAYYLRKTGLNMYASLYPKELSGGMKQRVSIARAFANDPEILLMDEPFAALDEQNKFILQEELLAIWMETKKTVLFITHSIDEALLLADRILLMSAQPGKIVRDIHIDLPRPRTMEQVRADPGAAAYFMDIRKHLQDEVQASRN, from the coding sequence ATGAACGGGCAGCCTAAGATTGTGATCAAACATTTAACGAAAGTTTTTTTTAAGAAAGAGAGCCGTGTCAAGGCTTTGGATCGCATTTCTACTACTATTCAAGAAGGAGAGTTTGTTTGTCTCGTTGGACCAAGCGGCTGCGGCAAGACGACACTTCTTCGCATTTTGGCAGACTTAGAAACAGCGAGCACGGGTTCCTATGAAATTATACCGAGCCAGGAAAATCGTCCGCTTCAATCAATGGTCTTTCAAGAGCGGGGAGTGATCCCTTGGATGACAGTGGAGGAAAATGTGGCGTTCGGCTTGAAGATGAGGAAATTGCCAAAAAGTGTAGTAAAAGAAAGAACAGCTTACTACTTAAGGAAAACAGGGCTGAACATGTATGCCTCTTTGTACCCGAAAGAACTCTCAGGAGGAATGAAGCAACGCGTCAGCATTGCCCGTGCTTTTGCAAATGATCCTGAGATTTTACTGATGGATGAACCATTTGCTGCACTTGATGAGCAAAATAAATTTATTTTGCAAGAGGAGCTGCTGGCAATCTGGATGGAGACTAAGAAAACGGTGTTATTTATTACTCATAGCATTGATGAGGCGCTGTTGCTCGCAGATCGCATTTTACTGATGAGTGCACAGCCAGGAAAAATCGTTCGAGACATTCATATAGATCTGCCGCGGCCGCGTACGATGGAACAGGTACGGGCAGATCCGGGGGCCGCTGCATACTTCATGGACATTCGCAAGCATTTGCAAGATGAGGTGCAGGCGTCTAGAAATTAA
- a CDS encoding M28 family peptidase, with translation MAGTEAEKRAVDYIVSQYRSYGLDVNIQPFDFQTYQEAQEVSLKIEGQAEQNFKPTAFKYSPNTPSAGITGEIAYAGLGEASDFAGKDLKGKIALVERGTIAFADKVANATAAGAKAVLIYNNVAGALKSNLPSTGEFVPTLGLTKAEGDKLKASIEKEQTVTATVKVLGAAMVTKTSYNVIATKKAHKNHDTGQILYVGSHHDSVPGSPGASDNASGVAVNLEIARVLSNQQTDTEIRFLTFGAEELGLLGSYHYVSTLTSEEKDRSVGMFNFDMVGSKNAGDMIMFTVDGERNIVTNTGASASTRVFSPLTYGKVGRSDHQPFHDGGIPAAVFTYAPLEPEYHQPTDTIDKISKEKMENMAKVVSAGIYQIARKDTPALERSKVAPKPVEPPFENRPL, from the coding sequence GTGGCAGGCACGGAAGCAGAGAAAAGAGCAGTTGACTATATTGTATCCCAGTATCGTTCCTATGGATTAGATGTAAACATCCAGCCGTTTGACTTTCAAACTTACCAAGAAGCGCAAGAAGTTTCTTTAAAAATTGAAGGGCAAGCTGAACAAAACTTTAAACCAACTGCTTTCAAGTATTCTCCTAATACGCCGAGTGCAGGAATAACAGGGGAAATAGCCTATGCAGGCCTTGGAGAAGCGTCTGATTTTGCCGGGAAGGATTTAAAAGGAAAAATTGCGCTCGTTGAACGAGGAACGATCGCTTTTGCTGACAAAGTCGCTAATGCAACAGCAGCGGGGGCGAAAGCAGTCCTTATTTACAATAATGTAGCTGGTGCCTTAAAAAGTAACCTTCCTTCCACTGGTGAGTTTGTGCCCACACTCGGCTTAACAAAGGCAGAGGGAGATAAATTGAAAGCTTCGATTGAGAAAGAGCAGACAGTGACAGCAACTGTAAAAGTTCTTGGAGCTGCCATGGTCACCAAAACATCCTATAACGTTATTGCTACGAAAAAGGCTCATAAAAATCATGACACTGGACAGATTCTCTATGTTGGATCTCACCATGATTCCGTGCCTGGCTCACCAGGTGCAAGCGATAATGCTTCCGGTGTAGCCGTGAATCTGGAGATTGCCCGTGTCCTGAGTAACCAGCAAACAGACACGGAAATACGGTTCCTTACATTTGGAGCTGAGGAGCTTGGCTTGCTTGGATCTTATCATTATGTTTCCACTTTAACGAGCGAAGAAAAAGACCGTTCTGTTGGCATGTTTAATTTTGACATGGTCGGCAGTAAAAATGCAGGAGACATGATCATGTTTACAGTAGATGGCGAGAGAAACATTGTTACGAATACTGGCGCTTCTGCAAGCACGCGTGTGTTCAGTCCGCTTACTTATGGAAAAGTGGGCCGGAGTGATCATCAGCCATTCCACGACGGCGGTATTCCGGCAGCTGTTTTCACCTATGCACCGTTAGAGCCGGAATACCATCAGCCAACGGATACAATTGATAAAATCAGCAAAGAAAAAATGGAGAACATGGCAAAAGTAGTAAGTGCCGGCATTTATCAAATTGCCCGCAAAGATACACCGGCTCTAGAGCGCTCCAAAGTAGCGCCAAAACCAGTAGAGCCGCCATTTGAAAATCGTCCGCTATAA
- a CDS encoding ABC transporter permease gives MKKTAIQFDPFKVEQQEWKRQQRKERYKKALTICSPIFVLLLWEFLSRAAWIDPRFFPPPVEIIKTLITMSVSGELFHHIWISLYRIFAGFLLGVIPGVVIGLLMGLYSPIRHFVSPLVMALMPIPTLALLPLIIILFGIGDLSKIVTIAGSVFFPVVINTAAGVMNIDAIHLDVAKNYGASSKEYFFKIALPGALPVMLEGVQMGQAIALLTIVAAEMMGATSGIGYLIWTSYKAFLLKEMFVGLILISFFGYLFSVALRILQKKLIPWR, from the coding sequence ATGAAAAAAACAGCCATTCAGTTTGACCCATTCAAAGTGGAACAACAAGAATGGAAAAGACAGCAACGAAAGGAAAGGTACAAAAAAGCGCTGACGATCTGTTCTCCAATATTTGTTCTTTTATTATGGGAGTTTTTATCGCGAGCCGCTTGGATTGATCCCCGCTTTTTCCCGCCGCCAGTTGAGATTATTAAGACGTTGATTACTATGAGTGTGAGTGGAGAATTATTTCATCATATCTGGATTTCTCTCTATCGCATTTTTGCTGGATTTCTTTTAGGGGTTATTCCAGGTGTGGTTATTGGATTACTAATGGGGCTTTACTCGCCGATCCGTCATTTTGTTTCGCCGCTCGTAATGGCGTTAATGCCGATTCCCACACTTGCCTTGCTTCCGCTTATCATTATTTTGTTTGGCATTGGCGATCTTTCGAAAATTGTAACGATTGCGGGAAGCGTATTTTTCCCTGTTGTGATCAACACAGCCGCGGGTGTCATGAATATTGATGCGATTCATTTAGACGTAGCAAAAAATTACGGTGCCAGTTCAAAAGAGTATTTTTTCAAGATAGCCTTGCCGGGTGCTCTTCCTGTGATGCTTGAGGGTGTGCAAATGGGGCAGGCCATTGCCCTTCTAACGATTGTCGCGGCGGAAATGATGGGAGCTACTTCCGGGATTGGTTATTTAATTTGGACGTCTTATAAAGCATTTCTGTTAAAGGAAATGTTTGTAGGGTTGATACTTATCTCGTTTTTTGGTTATCTCTTTTCAGTAGCATTAAGGATATTGCAAAAAAAGCTCATTCCTTGGAGGTGA
- a CDS encoding Ger(x)C family spore germination protein translates to MNGGQGQGQGGGGGGEKTVVISESGTNLADALSKLQMDFPRQIFWGQCKVFIFGEKLARAGIYEHLDFLLRHPQPRERGYMFVSKGKAKNVLELQTTLEPYSGEAVREMTNIGTVLKVTMQDLDEMLTGFSQAAALPYIRVTTEKMEIKKPYKYTKFIGAAVFRKDRMVGDLPQKETRGLLWLKNAVKEYTVTARPRGEKREVSFTPRSVHVSLDPQIRNKQWEMIVKIKTDGMLIQNQTKLDLYNPKDLKLVEQAYEADIKQRVEAATRKIQHDLKADINNFAEEFHRKYPRQWKQVENRWEEVFPTVKVHVQVDANIRRQGNINEPEKTREGVRNE, encoded by the coding sequence ATCAATGGGGGACAAGGCCAAGGACAAGGAGGGGGAGGAGGAGGAGAAAAAACCGTAGTCATTTCTGAGTCAGGGACCAATCTTGCCGATGCATTGTCAAAGCTGCAAATGGACTTTCCTCGTCAAATTTTTTGGGGACAGTGCAAGGTGTTTATATTCGGAGAGAAGTTAGCACGCGCAGGCATATATGAGCATTTAGATTTCTTGCTTCGCCATCCGCAGCCAAGGGAAAGAGGGTATATGTTTGTTAGTAAGGGGAAAGCAAAAAATGTTTTGGAATTACAAACTACTTTGGAGCCTTATTCGGGAGAAGCTGTTCGGGAAATGACGAACATAGGAACTGTTTTGAAAGTGACTATGCAAGATTTGGATGAAATGCTAACCGGGTTCTCTCAAGCTGCTGCTCTCCCATATATAAGGGTAACTACAGAGAAAATGGAGATAAAGAAACCTTACAAATACACGAAATTTATTGGAGCGGCCGTATTTAGAAAAGATCGAATGGTTGGTGATCTTCCTCAAAAAGAAACGAGGGGACTACTCTGGTTAAAAAATGCAGTAAAAGAATATACCGTTACGGCAAGGCCTAGGGGAGAAAAGAGAGAGGTATCCTTCACTCCCCGGTCAGTCCATGTGAGTCTTGATCCGCAAATCCGCAACAAGCAATGGGAAATGATAGTGAAAATTAAAACGGATGGAATGCTCATACAAAATCAAACAAAGTTAGACCTTTATAACCCGAAGGATTTAAAGCTTGTTGAACAGGCTTATGAGGCGGATATTAAACAACGGGTGGAGGCGGCTACGAGGAAAATACAGCACGATCTAAAAGCAGACATCAATAATTTTGCAGAAGAGTTTCATCGGAAATACCCGAGACAGTGGAAGCAAGTGGAGAATCGCTGGGAAGAAGTCTTTCCGACTGTAAAGGTACATGTTCAGGTGGACGCCAACATTCGCAGGCAAGGAAATATTAATGAGCCAGAAAAAACAAGAGAAGGGGTGAGGAATGAGTGA
- a CDS encoding spore coat protein, with translation MTQEAMGYHETMEAHEIFNMKTVGLLKSKTMQGLCLDNDLKKLMEKDVQQSIQAIRELQELYNKARTDYTQ, from the coding sequence ATGACGCAAGAAGCAATGGGTTATCATGAAACGATGGAGGCTCATGAAATTTTTAATATGAAAACTGTTGGTTTGCTCAAATCTAAAACGATGCAGGGGCTTTGTCTTGATAATGATTTAAAAAAATTAATGGAAAAAGATGTCCAACAGTCCATTCAAGCTATTCGGGAATTACAGGAACTATACAATAAAGCTCGAACCGACTATACGCAATGA
- a CDS encoding endospore germination permease, which yields MFYIEITGQIVRSYSEFIASSFLFKTPISVVIASMLLLCAFAVQGGLETIGRITQLFFPVFFVPLIILIFLLSPNFEIKNILPVLEEGVIPPIKGAVILSGWFAEFFLIAFFLPSLSDGKKALKQGLIIVLAVMVTLIAVSLTTLFVLGVTTSSKIYPLMNASRYISWADFFENLDAIVMAIWIMGAFVKLSVFYYVIVLGTAQWLNLSSYRFIIWPIGILIAEFSFWSIPDTMAFARDENQSFPFYSLLIQTLLPLCLLVIALIRKRGRKEQSRQMKRAEQ from the coding sequence TTGTTTTATATCGAAATAACAGGACAAATTGTTCGTTCCTATAGTGAATTCATTGCCAGCTCCTTTTTGTTTAAAACTCCGATCAGTGTTGTGATTGCCTCGATGCTTCTTCTTTGTGCCTTTGCTGTGCAGGGAGGATTGGAAACTATAGGAAGAATAACCCAGCTGTTTTTCCCAGTTTTTTTTGTTCCGCTTATCATTCTGATTTTTTTGCTGAGCCCTAATTTTGAAATTAAAAATATATTACCAGTGCTGGAAGAGGGGGTGATTCCTCCGATAAAAGGGGCTGTTATACTAAGTGGGTGGTTTGCTGAATTTTTTTTGATTGCCTTCTTTCTGCCTTCTTTGTCAGATGGGAAAAAAGCGCTTAAACAAGGATTGATCATTGTATTGGCTGTCATGGTTACACTCATTGCTGTCAGCTTAACTACTCTTTTTGTTCTGGGGGTAACCACTTCATCTAAAATCTATCCTTTAATGAATGCTAGCCGCTATATTAGCTGGGCCGATTTTTTTGAAAACCTTGATGCGATCGTCATGGCTATTTGGATTATGGGAGCGTTTGTAAAGCTTTCAGTTTTTTATTATGTTATTGTCTTAGGAACGGCCCAGTGGTTGAATCTTTCTAGTTACCGTTTCATTATCTGGCCGATTGGTATTTTAATTGCTGAATTTAGTTTTTGGTCGATCCCGGACACAATGGCATTCGCCCGAGATGAAAATCAGTCCTTCCCTTTTTATTCGCTGCTGATCCAGACACTTCTTCCGCTATGTTTATTGGTCATCGCTCTCATACGAAAGAGGGGCAGGAAGGAGCAATCCAGACAGATGAAACGAGCGGAACAGTGA
- a CDS encoding zinc-dependent alcohol dehydrogenase: MKAVTYQGLKDVRVKDVTDPTIEKADDILVKVTASAICGSDLHLIHGLIPNMPTDYIIGHEPVGIVEEVGPEVTKVKKGDRVIIPFNVSCGECWYCKNDVTSQCDNSNPHGDMGGFLGYSETTGGYAGGQAEYLRVPYGNFTPFKIPENCEIEDEKLVLLADAASTAYWSVDHAGVKNGDTVIILGCGPVGLLAQKFAWLKGAERVIAVDHLQYRLNHAQKTNKVETVNLEQHENTGNYLKEITHGGADVVIDCSGMSGKMTPMEFLASGLKLHGGAMSGITIASQAVRKAGTIQVTGAYGGRYNGFPLGDIFQRNVDIKTGQAPVIPVMPRLYEMMTEGKVDLGDVITHVLPLDQAKHGYEIFDTRTDGCIKVILKP; encoded by the coding sequence ATGAAGGCCGTGACGTATCAAGGTTTAAAAGATGTCCGTGTGAAGGATGTAACAGATCCGACAATTGAGAAAGCGGATGACATTCTTGTCAAAGTAACCGCTTCAGCTATATGCGGCTCAGATCTTCATTTAATCCACGGACTCATTCCCAATATGCCAACGGATTACATTATCGGTCACGAGCCAGTGGGCATCGTTGAGGAAGTAGGCCCTGAAGTAACGAAAGTAAAAAAAGGAGATCGTGTTATCATCCCTTTTAACGTTAGCTGTGGTGAATGCTGGTATTGTAAAAATGATGTAACGAGCCAGTGTGACAACTCAAACCCGCACGGAGACATGGGTGGATTTTTGGGCTATTCTGAAACTACGGGTGGGTACGCTGGCGGTCAGGCTGAATATTTGCGTGTCCCTTACGGAAATTTCACTCCTTTCAAAATTCCAGAGAACTGTGAAATAGAGGATGAAAAACTAGTTTTACTGGCGGATGCTGCATCAACAGCTTATTGGAGCGTTGATCATGCAGGAGTAAAGAACGGCGATACGGTTATCATTTTAGGTTGCGGGCCGGTCGGATTGCTTGCCCAAAAATTTGCCTGGTTAAAAGGAGCAGAAAGAGTGATTGCTGTTGATCATCTTCAATACCGCTTGAACCATGCTCAAAAGACGAATAAAGTAGAAACGGTTAATCTTGAACAACATGAGAACACAGGAAACTACCTAAAGGAAATTACTCATGGCGGAGCTGATGTCGTGATTGATTGTTCGGGGATGAGCGGGAAGATGACTCCGATGGAATTTCTTGCGTCAGGCTTAAAGCTTCACGGCGGGGCTATGAGTGGGATAACCATCGCTTCCCAAGCTGTGAGGAAGGCAGGAACTATTCAGGTAACGGGCGCCTATGGCGGTCGGTACAACGGTTTTCCGCTTGGTGACATTTTTCAGCGAAATGTAGATATTAAAACTGGCCAGGCGCCAGTCATTCCGGTGATGCCGCGTTTATACGAAATGATGACTGAAGGGAAAGTGGATTTAGGTGACGTAATCACACACGTGTTGCCGCTCGATCAAGCAAAGCACGGATATGAAATATTCGATACAAGAACAGACGGTTGTATTAAAGTTATTTTAAAGCCCTGA
- a CDS encoding SDR family NAD(P)-dependent oxidoreductase, which produces MNVHTQFNGKVCLITGAGSDEGIGFAAAKIIGGLGGKLAITSTTERIYEREKELRAKGIEAKGYTADLMDFEQAQQLIKHIVKDFGKIDILINNAGMGQVGSPEKFIPFVELDTEEWNVSISRNLSTCFHVTRAVLPQMIEHEYGRIVNVSSVTGPLVSNPGETGYSAAKAAMVGMSRGISIEVAKHNITVNNVAPGWIATGSQTDHERIAGENTPMGRNGHPDEVGHLITFLASEQASYITGQLFVVDGGNTIQDYKGPREHYY; this is translated from the coding sequence ATGAACGTACATACGCAATTTAACGGGAAGGTCTGCCTTATCACAGGGGCAGGCAGTGATGAGGGCATTGGTTTTGCCGCAGCTAAAATTATCGGGGGGCTCGGCGGCAAACTTGCCATTACCTCAACGACTGAGAGAATTTATGAACGTGAAAAGGAATTAAGAGCAAAAGGAATTGAAGCAAAAGGCTATACAGCTGATTTAATGGATTTTGAACAGGCACAACAGCTGATCAAACACATTGTAAAAGATTTTGGAAAAATTGATATCCTTATTAACAATGCAGGAATGGGACAAGTCGGCTCACCTGAAAAGTTCATTCCTTTCGTAGAATTAGACACGGAAGAATGGAATGTTTCCATTTCGCGTAATTTATCTACCTGTTTTCATGTCACCCGCGCTGTCCTACCACAAATGATTGAACATGAATATGGAAGAATCGTCAACGTCTCCTCCGTTACAGGTCCACTTGTTAGCAATCCCGGAGAAACCGGATACAGTGCAGCTAAGGCAGCCATGGTTGGCATGAGCAGAGGTATTTCTATTGAAGTTGCCAAGCATAATATTACGGTCAATAATGTAGCCCCGGGGTGGATTGCAACCGGTTCACAGACAGATCACGAAAGAATTGCAGGAGAAAATACACCGATGGGCAGAAATGGACATCCCGATGAAGTTGGGCATTTAATTACGTTTCTGGCGTCGGAACAGGCTTCTTATATTACGGGACAGCTTTTCGTTGTCGATGGTGGCAACACCATTCAGGATTATAAAGGCCCTCGTGAACATTATTATTAA
- a CDS encoding spore coat protein — translation MNQIVKSLVGMGGMTDQVIATDFLISAKEGVRNLAVTLTETATPELRSTLREQLRTAIETHKNISNYMINKGYYHPGKLNEQLQVDFQAAQAAINMVKD, via the coding sequence ATGAATCAAATTGTAAAGAGCCTTGTAGGAATGGGCGGAATGACAGATCAAGTCATCGCCACAGATTTTCTAATTTCAGCAAAAGAAGGAGTTAGAAACCTTGCGGTAACCCTTACAGAAACAGCTACACCTGAGTTACGGTCCACATTAAGAGAACAGCTGAGAACAGCGATTGAGACACATAAGAATATCAGCAACTATATGATAAATAAGGGGTATTACCATCCAGGCAAGTTAAACGAACAGTTGCAGGTGGACTTCCAAGCGGCCCAGGCTGCGATCAATATGGTTAAAGATTAA
- a CDS encoding spore germination protein has protein sequence MKEGKISTLQMSMMMYPTILATAILSVPSVTAGYAKQDLWLSPIIASFIGFVTVYIAVQLHKLYPGQTIVQSTEQIIGRFMGKVVVFLFYCFISK, from the coding sequence ATGAAGGAAGGTAAAATTTCAACCCTGCAAATGTCTATGATGATGTACCCAACCATTCTTGCTACCGCTATTCTTTCAGTTCCCAGTGTGACGGCGGGGTATGCTAAACAAGATCTATGGCTGTCGCCCATTATCGCCTCGTTTATCGGATTTGTCACCGTGTATATAGCTGTTCAATTACATAAACTGTATCCAGGCCAAACTATCGTTCAATCCACTGAACAAATCATTGGCCGCTTCATGGGAAAAGTAGTCGTTTTTTTATTTTATTGTTTTATATCGAAATAA
- a CDS encoding spore germination protein translates to MIRNVNKLLRRKKEQRRPSHQEAKPQDKLYDSFEQNVEMFRSIYQNCSDVLFRSFFLFGKTKAVVISIEGLTNMESLKEHVLSPLMKKTDDDPKSLNEFIERKLAVLKVQKVSLVADCIESISNGNPILLCEGETAALSLGLAKWEKRSIEEPQAESSIRGPREGFVESIGVNTALLRRIIKSPALKIQSMMIGEYTKTNVAIAYMEGLADPTLIKEVKNRLQKIKIDGVLESDYIEELIEDNPFSPFPQILSSERPDVACANLLEGRIVILVDGTPFILIAPISFFSLLQVQEDYYQRFVISTFIRWLRYTFLGVALLLPSVYVAVATFHQEMLPTTLLLSIAAARETVPFPALVEVLIMEIAFEALREAGVRLPRQIGSAISIVGALVIGQAAVQAGLVSAPMVIVVAITGIASFMLPRYITGMSIRVLRFPLVFLAGTLGLLGVVIGLIAIIIHLCTLRSFGEPYLAPLAPLKRRELKDTLWRAPWWMMDTRPHFTGESNVYRQSPNQAPNPKGGDHG, encoded by the coding sequence GTGATCCGCAACGTAAATAAGCTGCTAAGGAGAAAGAAAGAGCAGCGGCGTCCATCTCATCAGGAAGCGAAACCCCAAGATAAGCTATATGATAGTTTTGAACAAAACGTTGAAATGTTTCGTTCCATTTATCAAAATTGTTCCGACGTCCTTTTTCGATCCTTTTTCCTTTTTGGAAAAACCAAAGCCGTAGTGATCTCTATTGAAGGGCTCACCAATATGGAAAGCCTTAAAGAGCATGTTCTTTCTCCTCTTATGAAGAAAACAGATGATGATCCAAAATCGCTTAATGAATTTATAGAAAGAAAACTGGCTGTTTTGAAAGTCCAGAAAGTAAGCTTGGTTGCAGACTGTATTGAGTCCATCTCAAACGGAAATCCTATTTTGCTATGTGAAGGAGAAACTGCGGCCTTATCCTTAGGGCTGGCTAAGTGGGAAAAGAGAAGCATCGAAGAGCCTCAGGCTGAGTCATCCATTAGAGGCCCGCGGGAAGGATTTGTTGAATCGATTGGAGTGAACACAGCTCTATTGCGACGCATTATCAAAAGTCCCGCATTAAAAATACAATCAATGATGATTGGCGAATATACAAAAACCAATGTTGCGATTGCTTATATGGAGGGCCTTGCCGATCCAACGCTTATTAAGGAAGTGAAAAACCGGCTGCAAAAAATTAAAATAGATGGAGTCTTGGAAAGTGACTATATCGAAGAGTTGATTGAGGATAACCCTTTTTCTCCCTTTCCGCAGATTTTGTCGTCTGAACGGCCGGATGTTGCTTGTGCTAATTTACTTGAAGGGCGCATCGTCATTTTAGTAGATGGAACTCCATTTATATTAATTGCTCCTATCTCTTTCTTCTCCTTATTGCAAGTTCAAGAAGATTACTATCAGCGCTTTGTCATTAGTACATTCATCCGATGGCTCCGGTACACTTTTCTTGGAGTCGCCCTGCTGCTTCCTTCCGTGTATGTCGCTGTGGCTACTTTTCATCAGGAAATGCTGCCGACTACGTTACTTCTCAGCATTGCTGCTGCGCGGGAAACCGTGCCTTTCCCCGCTTTAGTAGAAGTGTTGATAATGGAAATTGCATTTGAGGCGTTACGGGAAGCAGGCGTAAGGTTACCGAGGCAAATTGGATCTGCTATCAGTATTGTTGGAGCGCTCGTTATCGGTCAAGCGGCTGTTCAGGCAGGACTTGTTTCTGCCCCTATGGTTATTGTTGTTGCGATTACAGGGATTGCCTCTTTTATGCTCCCCCGTTACATTACGGGCATGTCTATCCGAGTGCTTCGCTTCCCGCTTGTTTTTCTTGCCGGTACATTAGGGTTACTTGGCGTGGTTATTGGCCTGATTGCTATCATCATTCATTTATGTACATTACGGTCGTTTGGTGAGCCTTATTTAGCGCCGCTAGCTCCGCTGAAGAGGCGAGAGCTAAAGGATACGCTATGGCGGGCTCCTTGGTGGATGATGGATACGCGCCCGCATTTTACGGGAGAATCTAACGTATATCGTCAGTCTCCCAATCAGGCGCCTAATCCAAAAGGAGGAGATCATGGATAA